A genome region from Deltaproteobacteria bacterium includes the following:
- a CDS encoding HU family DNA-binding protein — translation MTKAELIESVASKVDLPRATAERAVNTLFDDIVAALKQGDKVNISGFGTFAISTRKARTGRNPKTGESIEIAASRAAKFKAGKTLKDSLN, via the coding sequence ATGACGAAGGCAGAACTGATCGAGTCCGTCGCCAGTAAGGTCGATCTCCCGCGGGCGACGGCCGAACGAGCCGTGAACACGCTCTTCGACGACATTGTGGCCGCTTTGAAGCAAGGAGATAAGGTAAATATCTCGGGGTTTGGGACCTTTGCGATCTCCACTCGTAAAGCGCGCACCGGGCGCAACCCCAAGACCGGCGAGAGTATCGAAATCGCGGCCTCGCGCGCCGCCAAGTTCAAAGCGGGCAAGACGCTGAAGGATTCCCTGAATTGA
- the rplM gene encoding 50S ribosomal protein L13 has protein sequence MRTTYIAKREEALDARRWYIIDAQGKVLGRLATTVANLLRGKGKPTFTPHVDTGDFVIVINAGSLKLTGKKTEHKLYRRHTGYPGGVREVVASKLLSSKPERIIQLAVTGMLPKNRLGRQLATKLKIYAGADHPHAAQQPQLISV, from the coding sequence ATGAGAACGACATACATTGCCAAGCGTGAGGAAGCCTTGGATGCGCGTCGCTGGTACATCATCGACGCTCAAGGCAAGGTGCTCGGCCGACTGGCGACCACGGTTGCCAACCTGTTGCGGGGCAAGGGCAAGCCAACCTTTACCCCGCATGTGGATACCGGCGACTTCGTCATTGTCATCAATGCCGGCAGCCTGAAGCTGACCGGCAAGAAGACCGAGCACAAGCTTTACCGCCGCCATACCGGGTACCCGGGCGGGGTGCGCGAGGTGGTGGCGAGCAAGCTGTTGAGCAGCAAGCCCGAGCGCATCATCCAGTTGGCGGTCACCGGTATGCTGCCGAAGAACCGACTTGGCCGGCAGCTCGCCACGAAACTCAAGATTTATGCGGGCGCGGATCATCCCCACGCAGCCCAACAGCCGCAGCTCATCTCGGTGTGA
- the rpsI gene encoding 30S ribosomal protein S9 has translation MAERANAYAATGRRKSAVARVNLVPGAGQVTVNRRPADDYFGRPTSRMVIRQPFEVTGTEGQFDVSANVRGGGVSAQASAVRHGITRALLLANPEFRPALKKAGFVTRDPREVERKKYGRHKARKRPQYSKR, from the coding sequence ATGGCAGAACGTGCGAATGCATATGCAGCGACCGGGCGGCGCAAGTCCGCCGTGGCCCGTGTCAATTTGGTTCCCGGTGCCGGACAGGTGACTGTGAATCGCCGCCCGGCCGATGATTACTTCGGACGGCCGACTTCACGCATGGTGATTCGCCAGCCCTTCGAGGTCACCGGCACCGAAGGCCAGTTCGATGTGTCGGCCAACGTTCGTGGCGGTGGTGTCTCGGCGCAAGCCTCGGCCGTGCGCCACGGCATCACTCGGGCACTGTTGTTGGCCAATCCCGAGTTTCGGCCGGCGCTGAAGAAAGCCGGCTTCGTTACCCGCGACCCGCGCGAGGTTGAGCGCAAGAAGTACGGCCGCCACAAGGCTCGCAAGCGGCCGCAGTACTCGAAGCGTTAG
- the lptG gene encoding LPS export ABC transporter permease LptG, whose translation MLSGVISRYVAREFWSFFAPVLLCFVALYLIVDFFDRLDILLRNEATPVLAARYFLFKIPLMITQVMPPAVLAAVLLSLGSLSRRNEIIALRALGVSLGQMAAPLLGLTALISAGTWLWEETVVPYCSRKFQYVNVVEIRKRPQRGLLSDREIWYHGRDGFYNVDYVDAGRSTLHGLTIYRLDQAFSLASIIEVPTARWGEGGWETSPATERVFSPAGPVNTRALAANSVVMAETLDDFLDVHREPEELSFTMLRDRIAALTRKGIDASAYLVDLHLKLAVPCASFVLTLVGVPLAGRARRHASVAAVIALGLGAGFAYWVVLALANSLGHGGVLPAPVAAWTANVVFGVAGLALFLGSE comes from the coding sequence ATGCTCTCCGGTGTTATCAGCCGCTACGTGGCGCGGGAATTCTGGTCGTTCTTCGCCCCGGTGTTGCTCTGCTTTGTGGCGCTCTACCTGATCGTTGATTTCTTCGATCGGCTGGACATCCTGCTGCGCAACGAAGCCACGCCGGTGCTGGCGGCGCGTTACTTCCTGTTCAAGATCCCGCTGATGATCACGCAGGTGATGCCACCGGCGGTGCTGGCGGCCGTACTGTTGAGCTTGGGCTCGCTCTCACGGCGCAACGAAATCATCGCTTTGCGCGCGCTCGGAGTCAGTCTCGGGCAAATGGCCGCGCCGCTGCTGGGCCTGACGGCGCTGATCAGCGCCGGAACCTGGCTGTGGGAAGAAACCGTGGTGCCCTACTGCTCGCGCAAGTTTCAGTACGTCAACGTGGTCGAGATCCGCAAGCGGCCGCAGCGCGGCCTGCTCAGCGACCGCGAAATCTGGTACCACGGCCGCGACGGCTTCTACAACGTCGACTACGTCGACGCCGGACGCAGCACCTTGCACGGGCTGACGATTTACCGCTTGGACCAGGCGTTCTCACTGGCCTCCATCATCGAGGTCCCGACGGCGCGCTGGGGCGAAGGGGGGTGGGAGACCAGCCCGGCCACCGAGCGCGTGTTCTCGCCCGCGGGCCCGGTCAACACCCGCGCGCTGGCCGCCAACTCGGTGGTGATGGCAGAAACGCTCGACGACTTTCTCGACGTCCACCGCGAGCCTGAGGAGTTGAGTTTCACCATGTTGCGCGATCGCATTGCCGCGCTCACCCGCAAAGGCATTGATGCCTCGGCGTATTTGGTCGACCTGCACCTCAAGCTGGCGGTGCCTTGCGCCAGCTTCGTGCTGACGTTGGTCGGCGTTCCGCTGGCCGGGCGCGCGCGCCGCCACGCCAGCGTGGCGGCGGTGATTGCTCTCGGGCTGGGAGCCGGCTTTGCCTATTGGGTTGTTCTGGCGCTGGCCAACTCGCTCGGCCATGGCGGGGTGTTGCCGGCACCCGTGGCGGCCTGGACCGCCAACGTGGTGTTCGGGGTCGCCGGGCTGGCGCTGTTCTTAGGGAGTGAGTAA
- the lptF gene encoding LPS export ABC transporter permease LptF: protein MRTINRYITREILVPFVLGLGVFTVILLIARILKLVELVVNRGVPLWQVAKLFSYIMPAFLEVTVPMALLLGILVAFGRLSSDSEVVALHTSGISLYQLLRPVAVIAAVVYCITLGLSIYARPWGNRMLRDGLYEVAKIRASAGIREQVFNDDFSDLVIYVEEIEPPGTTLKGILISDTREPAQRNTVFAKLGIVVNNEATQTLTLRLLDGSMHSFDPSGRSYSKTDFSVYDISLDLDTALARVHRREREPSEMTLAELSHAIAARAEGGKPALAEQVEFHRKFAIPFACLVFAAVGVPLGVQPTRAVRARGFSTSLLLILAYYLMLSLGESLGERGHLPPVISMWIANAVLATLGVMLLWRAARETSLASLTRLDHWLLALRARWAARLSPNA, encoded by the coding sequence GTGCGCACCATCAACCGCTACATCACCCGGGAAATCCTTGTGCCCTTTGTGCTGGGTCTCGGGGTGTTCACCGTCATTCTCCTGATCGCACGCATTCTCAAGTTAGTCGAGCTGGTGGTCAACCGCGGCGTGCCGTTATGGCAGGTCGCCAAGCTGTTCTCGTACATCATGCCGGCGTTCCTCGAAGTGACCGTGCCCATGGCCCTGCTGCTGGGGATACTGGTCGCCTTCGGCCGGCTCTCCTCGGACAGCGAGGTGGTAGCGCTGCACACCTCGGGCATCAGCCTCTATCAGTTGTTGCGCCCGGTCGCAGTGATCGCCGCCGTGGTCTACTGCATCACGCTCGGGCTGTCGATCTACGCGCGCCCGTGGGGCAATCGCATGCTGCGTGACGGCCTGTATGAAGTGGCGAAAATCCGCGCCAGTGCCGGCATTCGCGAGCAGGTATTCAACGATGACTTCAGCGACCTGGTGATCTACGTGGAGGAGATCGAGCCGCCGGGGACGACGCTCAAAGGGATACTGATCTCGGACACGCGCGAGCCGGCGCAGCGCAACACCGTGTTCGCCAAGCTCGGCATCGTGGTCAACAACGAGGCGACCCAGACGCTGACGCTGCGCCTGCTTGACGGCAGCATGCACAGCTTCGACCCGAGCGGGCGCAGTTACAGCAAGACCGACTTCAGCGTCTATGACATCAGCCTCGACCTCGACACCGCGCTGGCACGGGTGCACCGTCGCGAGCGCGAGCCGAGTGAGATGACGCTGGCCGAGTTGAGCCACGCCATCGCGGCCAGGGCCGAGGGCGGCAAGCCGGCGCTAGCGGAGCAAGTGGAGTTCCACCGCAAGTTCGCCATTCCTTTTGCTTGCTTGGTGTTCGCCGCAGTCGGCGTCCCGCTCGGGGTCCAGCCGACGCGGGCGGTGCGCGCGCGCGGCTTTTCCACCAGCCTGCTGTTGATTCTCGCCTATTATCTCATGCTCTCCTTGGGCGAGAGCCTGGGCGAGCGGGGCCACTTGCCGCCGGTGATCTCGATGTGGATCGCCAACGCGGTCTTGGCCACACTTGGAGTGATGCTGCTGTGGCGCGCCGCGCGCGAGACCAGCCTGGCGAGCTTGACGCGCCTAGATCACTGGCTGCTGGCACTGCGCGCCCGCTGGGCGGCGCGGCTGAGCCCGAACGCCTAG
- the rlmB gene encoding 23S rRNA (guanosine(2251)-2'-O)-methyltransferase RlmB, protein MKRRFFVNQRGGAPASAGHCVYGVHAVSARLAAAPPQVQDLMVREQPSTRLAALVAAATRHGVPVRVVPAAALRELCGSDEHQGVVARVPPFRYADLEAVLARGCERVLVLDHLRDPHNFGALLRTAEAAGVGAVVIPKDGAVGVTAAVEKAAAGAALRVPVALVVNVARTLQQLQAAGYWIIGLAANAGSELFEFDPPPRLAIVLGGEAGLRRLVQEQCDVLLRVPMTGQTESLNASVAGALAMYALRPRNRPT, encoded by the coding sequence ATGAAACGCCGGTTCTTTGTAAATCAACGCGGCGGTGCGCCCGCTAGCGCCGGCCACTGCGTTTATGGTGTCCACGCGGTCAGCGCTCGGCTGGCCGCCGCCCCGCCGCAAGTGCAGGATCTGATGGTGCGCGAACAGCCCTCGACCCGGCTGGCGGCGCTGGTGGCTGCCGCCACGCGCCACGGCGTACCCGTGCGGGTTGTGCCGGCGGCGGCGTTGCGTGAACTATGCGGCAGCGATGAACATCAAGGGGTGGTGGCCCGGGTGCCGCCATTTCGCTACGCCGACTTGGAAGCGGTGCTGGCCCGCGGCTGCGAGCGCGTTTTGGTGCTCGATCACTTGCGCGACCCGCACAACTTCGGAGCCCTGCTGCGCACCGCCGAAGCAGCCGGGGTCGGTGCGGTCGTGATCCCTAAAGACGGCGCGGTCGGTGTGACTGCCGCGGTCGAAAAAGCCGCGGCCGGCGCCGCGTTGCGCGTGCCCGTCGCACTGGTGGTCAATGTGGCGCGCACTCTGCAACAACTTCAAGCGGCCGGTTACTGGATCATCGGGCTGGCGGCCAACGCCGGCAGCGAGCTCTTCGAGTTCGACCCGCCGCCGCGGCTGGCGATCGTGCTCGGCGGCGAAGCAGGCCTGCGCCGCCTGGTACAAGAGCAGTGTGACGTGCTGCTGCGCGTGCCGATGACAGGTCAGACCGAGTCGCTCAACGCCTCAGTGGCGGGAGCGCTGGCGATGTATGCTTTGCGACCTCGCAACCGGCCAACTTGA
- a CDS encoding pre-peptidase C-terminal domain-containing protein produces MRGISPSVLFGVLGLCTLAALPPARAAFVPGDVNGDGEVSIADLRDLVVEIFDGDGDDVAGVAGGDFVGGPGADANQDGSITAADFALTVWVQPGLTPALPTTSATHQPSPTPTVTSTPNLTQPTASATATACISEGIPPLRVGSPEVIGGALVAGDCSNHGTGGRPGDVFAVSAAPGQAVTIAVTATDFTPRVIIHDANGYFGRPWLRPPLEFLVTTSRPYEFVVTSQAPGAMTGAYTVTVSVRNCPSARNLTSGGRVSATLKDTDCPDPASPSTPAHRYTFSAAAGSAVEFRMTTSPANEDVPDPFLTIYGPKPTEDAFTGIEIAEDEESGGEVENGTTDALLSFYAVQSGTYTVVATGGSGPYNVSFSTRTCTAVPVSVSDQPRTVSGTLTGASCPAPFPLVRAEKGEFNTRAEMWSLTADAGDVLAFNMNSLDFDAQLYLLEPGQRVVAADDDSSEDSGSDAQLAFTAPQAGTYTVIAASNDAYITQDDSTGSYSLTAQKCPATPLSLDTLTAGSLALSDCHGQGGALIKSYKLDCRPELGCGPNQFVTATMAAAADSFIDPALQLIEPSGHRLANNDDPFLLGTSLNARVSRVLPEAGTYFLTASSFQDWSEGGFAVRVQRCRTAAAAAGTVTGEFRDDDCELAGDGEDPGPKFNVFTIPTNTNQLLSLVPPEDACALVASPDGLQGPGPECSSEFLAMPLAQAGTTALMIAAPDSGFRGQYTFAVQTCPASGVLSFASSAVGFVTGTECRDASTAPADFYLIRAPRELTMFSEGLSANLTRSFNGGSVVVDATGVYGVANKITENSEEMFAFGADLGIGLAVRPADPAATGSYTIAVDPANFSR; encoded by the coding sequence TTGCGGGGTATAAGCCCATCGGTTCTTTTCGGCGTGCTCGGCCTGTGCACGCTAGCGGCGTTGCCGCCGGCGCGCGCCGCCTTTGTCCCCGGCGACGTCAACGGCGACGGCGAGGTCAGCATCGCCGACTTGCGTGATCTGGTCGTGGAGATTTTCGACGGCGACGGTGACGACGTGGCCGGCGTCGCCGGCGGCGACTTCGTCGGCGGCCCCGGGGCTGACGCAAATCAAGACGGCAGTATCACTGCTGCCGACTTCGCTCTCACCGTCTGGGTGCAACCTGGGCTCACTCCGGCGCTGCCGACTACCTCCGCCACCCACCAGCCTTCGCCCACACCAACCGTGACCTCAACACCCAACCTGACGCAGCCGACCGCCAGCGCGACGGCGACGGCCTGCATCTCTGAGGGTATCCCGCCGCTACGAGTGGGCTCGCCGGAAGTCATCGGCGGTGCCTTGGTCGCGGGCGATTGCAGCAACCATGGCACCGGAGGAAGGCCGGGGGATGTCTTCGCCGTCTCGGCCGCTCCGGGGCAGGCCGTCACCATCGCCGTCACCGCCACCGACTTCACCCCGCGCGTCATTATTCACGACGCCAATGGCTACTTCGGGCGCCCGTGGCTGCGCCCGCCACTCGAGTTCCTCGTCACGACCAGCCGGCCCTACGAGTTCGTGGTCACCAGTCAGGCACCGGGAGCTATGACCGGGGCGTACACCGTGACCGTCAGCGTGCGCAATTGCCCGAGTGCCCGCAACCTGACCAGTGGTGGCCGCGTCAGCGCGACCTTGAAGGATACCGACTGCCCAGACCCGGCCAGCCCGTCCACACCGGCGCACCGTTACACGTTTTCGGCCGCCGCGGGTTCGGCGGTCGAGTTCAGAATGACGACCTCGCCGGCCAACGAGGATGTCCCGGACCCCTTCCTCACCATCTACGGCCCCAAGCCGACTGAAGACGCTTTCACTGGCATCGAGATCGCGGAGGACGAAGAAAGCGGCGGCGAAGTCGAGAACGGGACTACCGATGCGCTGCTGTCGTTCTACGCCGTGCAAAGCGGGACTTACACGGTGGTGGCGACCGGCGGTAGCGGGCCTTACAACGTGTCGTTCTCGACCCGCACCTGCACCGCTGTGCCGGTCTCGGTCTCAGATCAGCCGCGCACGGTTTCGGGTACGCTGACGGGCGCATCATGTCCGGCCCCGTTCCCGCTGGTGCGCGCCGAGAAGGGCGAATTCAATACGCGGGCCGAGATGTGGTCGCTGACGGCCGACGCCGGCGATGTGCTGGCCTTTAACATGAACTCGCTCGACTTCGATGCTCAGCTTTACTTGCTGGAACCGGGCCAGAGGGTTGTTGCGGCCGACGACGACAGCTCAGAAGACAGCGGCAGCGATGCCCAGCTGGCGTTTACTGCGCCGCAAGCCGGTACCTACACCGTGATTGCCGCCAGCAATGACGCCTACATCACTCAGGACGATTCCACCGGCAGCTATTCACTGACTGCGCAGAAGTGCCCGGCAACGCCGCTCTCGCTCGACACGCTCACAGCCGGCAGCCTCGCGTTGTCGGACTGTCACGGCCAGGGAGGGGCGTTGATCAAGAGCTACAAGCTCGACTGCCGGCCCGAGCTCGGTTGTGGGCCAAACCAGTTTGTGACCGCGACCATGGCGGCGGCCGCGGACTCCTTCATCGATCCCGCGCTACAGTTGATCGAGCCGAGCGGGCACAGGCTGGCTAACAACGACGATCCGTTCTTGCTGGGAACATCGCTGAACGCCCGCGTGAGCCGGGTGCTGCCCGAGGCGGGAACGTACTTCCTCACCGCGAGTTCGTTTCAAGATTGGTCGGAGGGCGGCTTTGCCGTGCGGGTGCAGCGCTGCCGCACTGCGGCGGCAGCCGCGGGAACCGTAACCGGAGAATTCCGCGACGATGACTGCGAACTCGCGGGTGACGGCGAAGACCCCGGGCCGAAGTTCAACGTCTTCACTATCCCGACCAACACCAACCAACTCCTCTCGCTGGTGCCACCGGAGGATGCTTGCGCCTTGGTGGCAAGTCCGGACGGGTTGCAGGGCCCGGGACCCGAATGTTCTTCCGAATTCCTCGCCATGCCCCTGGCTCAGGCTGGAACGACCGCGCTCATGATCGCCGCTCCCGACTCGGGCTTTCGTGGCCAGTACACGTTTGCGGTGCAAACATGCCCGGCCTCCGGAGTGCTGAGCTTTGCCTCGTCCGCGGTCGGCTTCGTCACCGGCACGGAATGTCGCGACGCGAGCACTGCTCCAGCAGACTTCTACTTGATCCGCGCTCCTCGTGAGCTGACGATGTTCAGCGAGGGATTGAGCGCTAACCTGACGCGCTCGTTCAACGGCGGCTCGGTGGTGGTCGACGCGACCGGGGTCTACGGGGTAGCGAACAAGATCACGGAGAACTCCGAGGAGATGTTCGCCTTTGGCGCCGATCTCGGTATTGGCTTGGCAGTGCGGCCAGCGGATCCCGCGGCCACCGGCAGCTACACCATCGCGGTCGATCCGGCCAATTTCAGTCGCTGA